In Microbacterium sp. zg-Y818, the genomic window ACGATCTTCTCGATGATCCTCGGCGAGCTCGTGCCGAAGAACTTCGCCCTCGCCATCCCGCGCCAGACTGCGAAGCTCGTGATGCCGTTCCAGGTCGGGTTCACCACGGTGTTCCGCCCCGCCGTCTCGGTGCTCAACGGCAGCGCCAACGGCATCCTGCGCGCGATGGGAGTGGAGCCGAAGGAGGAGCTCTCCGGCGCCCGCACGGCCGAGGAGCTGTCGAGCCTCGTGCGGCGGTCTGCCAGCGCCGGTGTGCTCGAGCAGGACACCGCCTCGCTGCTGCAGCGCACCCTCACTTTCTCGCGCCTCACCGCCGCCGACGTCATGACGCCGCGACCGAGCGTGCACGCCGTCGCCGCGTCGGACTCGGTCGAGGACGTCATCCAGCTCGCGCGGCGCACCGGCCACAGCCGGTTCCCGGTGTACGACGACTCGATGGACGACATCACGGGCGTCGTGCACCTCAAGGCCGCCGTCAGCGTGCCGCGCGACCGCCGCGTCGACGTGCCGGCCGCCGCGATCGCCTCGGAGCCGCTGCGTGTGCCCGAGGCCGTGCACCTGGACGCCCTCATGTCCGAGCTGCGGGCGCGCGGCTACCAGATGGCCATCGTGGTCGACGAGTACGGCGGCACTGCCGGCGTCGTGACCCTGGAGGACCTCGTCGAGGAGATCGTCGGGGAGGTGCTCGACGAGCACGACCGCAGCCGCGCGGGGATCGTGCGCACGGCCGGTCTCGTGACGTTCCCCGGCGAGCTGCGCCCCGACGAACTGCGTGACCGCACCGGCATCCGCGTGCCCGAAGGGGACGTGTACGACACCGTGGGCGGGTACGTCATGAGCGTGCTGGAGCGCATCCCCGTCGTCGGCGACAGCATCGAACTCGAAGACGGCACGCTGACGGTGCAGCGCATGGACGGACGACGGGTCGGACGCGTGAGGTTCACCCCGCGCCCGATCGTGCAAGGCACCGAAGAAAGGGCACGCGATGAGTGACTGGGCCGGAATCGCATGGCTCGTCGTGCTGCTGGTGTTCAACGCGTTCTTCGTGGGCGCGGAGTTCGCCGTCATCTCCGCGCGCCGCTCGCAGATCGAGCCGTTGGCAGAAAAGGGATCCCGGCCGGCCAAGACGGCGCTGTGGGCCATGGAGCACGCCACGCTCATGCTCGCGACGTGTCAGCTGGGCATCACGATCTGCTCCCTGCTGATCCTCAACGTCTCCGAACCCGCCATCCACCACCTGCTGGCGGTCCCGCTGGGGCTGACGGGGCTGGGTGAGGGGGTCGTCGACGTCATCGCGTTCGTCATCGCCCTGCTGCTGGTGTCGTACCTGCACGTCGTCTTCGGCGAGATGGTGCCGAAGAACCTGGCGTTCTCGCTGCCGGACCGCGCCGTGCTGCTGCTGGCGACGCCCCTGGTGTGGGTGTCGCGGCTCTTCCACCCGATCATCGTGACCCTGAACTGGATCGCCAACCACGTGCTTCGGCTGTTCCGCGTCGAGCCCAAGGACGAGGCCGCCTCGACCTTCACACTCGACGAGGTCGCGACGATCGTGAACCAGTCGCGCATCGAAGGCGTGCTCGACGATGCCTCGGGCACGGTGGCGGCGGCGGTGGAGTTCACCGACAAGAAGGCCAAAGACGTCGCGGTGCCGCTGTCGTCACTGGTGACCCTGCCGGAATCCACCACGCCCGACGAGATCGAGCGGGCGGTGGCCAAGCACGGCTTCTCGCGCTACGTGATCGTCGACGCCGAGGGGGCGCCGCTGGGATACGTGCACCTGAAGGATGTGCTGCGCGAGGCGGAAGGCCCCGATGCCGCAACGGCCGCGTCCGCACCGGTGAAGCCCAAGCGGATCCACCACATGGTGCCGGTGGCCGAGACGACCGATCTCGAAGACGCGCTCGCGATCATGCGCCGCTCCAGCCGCCACCTCGCGCAGGTGCGCGACCAGTCCGGCCGCACCACCGCGGTGCTGTTCCTCGAGGACATCATCGAAGAGCTGGTCGGCGAAGTGCAGGACGCCACCCGGCGCCTGCGGTGAGGTGATGACGGCGAACCACCTCAGAGGCGGCGTGCCCGCACGTACTGCGGCGGCCAGTATCCGATGTCCTCGCCCAGCTCGCCCGCGGCGCGCAGCGCGAAGTGCGGGTCGCGCAGCCACTCCCGTCCGGCCATGACGACGTCGGCGTCGCCCTCGACGAGGACGCGCTCCGCCTGTGCGGCATCCGTGATCTCGCCCACGGCGCTGACCGGCACGTGCGCCGCCGCCCGCACCTGCGCGGCCAGCGGCACCTGGTAGCCGGGGCCCGTGGTGATACGCTGATGTGCGACGAGCCCGCCGCTGGAGATGTCGACGAGTGCGACGCCACGCTCGGCCACCCAGCCGGCGACGGTCGCAGTGTCTTCCACGTCCCACCCGCCTTCGGCCCAATCGGTCGCCGAGAAGCGCACGATCACGGGCACGCCGGGCGCGGCGGCGGCCACAGCATCGCAGACCCGCAGCAGCAGGCGGGCGCGTCCCTCGAGGGAACCGCCGTACTCGTCGTCGCGCAGATTCGCCAGCGGCGAGAGGAACTGGTGCAGCAGGTAGCCGTGGGCGGCGTGGATCTCCAGCACCTCGAAGCCGGCATCCACGGCGCGCGCGGCGGCAGCGGCGAACGCGTCGACGATGCGGTCGATGCCGGC contains:
- a CDS encoding hemolysin family protein; this encodes MDYVMLGVGLLLTVGTGLFVASEFALVNLDRADLESRQAAGETRLSITISALRITSTHLSSAQLGITLTTLLTGYTMEPAISNLLAPVFDGWGWSEAVSRPVAAVVGMSIATIFSMILGELVPKNFALAIPRQTAKLVMPFQVGFTTVFRPAVSVLNGSANGILRAMGVEPKEELSGARTAEELSSLVRRSASAGVLEQDTASLLQRTLTFSRLTAADVMTPRPSVHAVAASDSVEDVIQLARRTGHSRFPVYDDSMDDITGVVHLKAAVSVPRDRRVDVPAAAIASEPLRVPEAVHLDALMSELRARGYQMAIVVDEYGGTAGVVTLEDLVEEIVGEVLDEHDRSRAGIVRTAGLVTFPGELRPDELRDRTGIRVPEGDVYDTVGGYVMSVLERIPVVGDSIELEDGTLTVQRMDGRRVGRVRFTPRPIVQGTEERARDE
- a CDS encoding hemolysin family protein; its protein translation is MSDWAGIAWLVVLLVFNAFFVGAEFAVISARRSQIEPLAEKGSRPAKTALWAMEHATLMLATCQLGITICSLLILNVSEPAIHHLLAVPLGLTGLGEGVVDVIAFVIALLLVSYLHVVFGEMVPKNLAFSLPDRAVLLLATPLVWVSRLFHPIIVTLNWIANHVLRLFRVEPKDEAASTFTLDEVATIVNQSRIEGVLDDASGTVAAAVEFTDKKAKDVAVPLSSLVTLPESTTPDEIERAVAKHGFSRYVIVDAEGAPLGYVHLKDVLREAEGPDAATAASAPVKPKRIHHMVPVAETTDLEDALAIMRRSSRHLAQVRDQSGRTTAVLFLEDIIEELVGEVQDATRRLR
- a CDS encoding NADH:flavin oxidoreductase/NADH oxidase codes for the protein MTLLFQPFILGTDPATAVTTRNRLWVAPMCQYSAEDGVPGEWHHVHLAQFASGGAGLVMAEATAVSPEGRISPEDVGLWNDAQRDAWAPIAAAIRRRGAVPAVQLAHAGRKASTWSPFSGHRGSVPAADGGWRTVAPSAVAFEGFATPEALDPAGIDRIVDAFAAAAARAVDAGFEVLEIHAAHGYLLHQFLSPLANLRDDEYGGSLEGRARLLLRVCDAVAAAAPGVPVIVRFSATDWAEGGWDVEDTATVAGWVAERGVALVDISSGGLVAHQRITTGPGYQVPLAAQVRAAAHVPVSAVGEITDAAQAERVLVEGDADVVMAGREWLRDPHFALRAAGELGEDIGYWPPQYVRARRL